In one Chroicocephalus ridibundus chromosome Z, bChrRid1.1, whole genome shotgun sequence genomic region, the following are encoded:
- the VLDLR gene encoding very low-density lipoprotein receptor isoform X1 → MSPSPSSPPRLSDRRACPPALLPLSVPGVAMRSDRRRGEPSAAGGGGPGVGAGRRAVPGCWALWLLLALSCLCAAADGARAKCEESQFQCSNGRCIPLLWKCDGDEDCSDGSDEKACVKKTCAESDFVCVSGQCVPNRWQCDGDPDCEDGSDESAELCHMRTCRVNEISCGPQSTQCIPVSWKCDGEKDCDSGEDEENCGNVTCSPAEFTCSSGQCISKSFVCNGQDDCSDGSDELECAPPTCGVHEFQCKSSTCIPISWVCDDDADCSDHSDESLEQCGRQPAPPVKCSASEVQCGSGECIHKKWRCDGDPDCKDGSDEINCPSRTCRPDQFRCEDGNCIHGSRQCNGVRDCLDGTDEASCNNVIQCSGPGKFKCRSGECIDINKVCNQQRDCKDWSDEPLKECNINECLVNNGGCSHICRDLVIGYECDCPAGFELIDRRTCGDIDECQNPGICSQICINLKGGYKCECSRGYQMDLATGVCKAVGKEPCLIFTNRRDIRKIGLERKEYIQLVEQLRNTVALDADIAEQKLYWADFSQKAIFSASIDTRDKVGTHIRILDNIHSPAGIAVDWVYKNIYWSDSTAKTISVASLDGTKRKVLFLSELREPASIAVDPLSGFMYWSDWGEPAKIEKAGMNGFDRQQLVTTEIQWPNGIALDLVKSRLYWLDSKLHMLSSVDLNGQDRRIVLKSHMFLPHPLALTIFEDRVYWIDGENEAVYGANKFTGSELVTLVNNLNDAQDIIVYHELVQPSGRNWCEENMANGGCSYLCLPAPQINEHSPKYTCACPVGYFLKEDGLRCAVSGTGTTVAYTEAKDTSTTEKSPTLGLVPGEFNISGTASATPASGGTSAAWTVLPVLLLVVAAVAGYFMWRNWQHKNMKSMNFDNPVYLKTTEEDLTIDIGRHSASVGHTYPAISVVSTDDDML, encoded by the exons ATGTCGCcgtctccctcctctcctcctcgccTCTCCGACCGccgcgcctgcccgcccgccctcctccctctctccgtCCCCGGCGTGGCGATGCGGTCGGACCGGCGGCGCGGAGAGCCCAGTGCCGCGGGTGGCGGCGGCCCCGGTgtcggtgcggggcggcgggcggtcCCGGGCTGCTGGGCGCTGTGGCTGCTGCTCGCCCTCAGCTGCCTGTGTGCCGCCGCCGACG GTGCCAGAGCAAAATGTGAGGAATCCCAATTCCAGTGTAGTAATGGACGCTGTATTCCTTTACTCTGGAAATGTGATGGTGATGAAGACTGTTCAGATGGCAGTGATGAGAAAGCTTGTG TGAAGAAGACATGTGCCGAATCTGATTTTGTGTGCGTCAGTGGTCAGTGCGTCCCTAACAGATGGCAGTGTGATGGGGATCCAGACTGTGAGGATGGGTCTGACGAGAGTGCTGAACTGTGCC ATATGAGAACATGCCGAGTAAATGAAATCAGCTGTGGTCCTCAGTCAACCCAGTGTATCCCAGTGTCCTGGAAATGTGATGGTGAAAAAGACTGTGACAGTGGAGAAGATGAAGAGAATTGTG GCAATGTGACTTGTAGTCCAGCAGAGTTCACATGCAGCAGCGGGCAATGTATTTCCAAGAGCTTTGTCTGCAACGGTCAAGATGACTGCAGCGATGGCAGTGACGAGCTGGAGTGTGCACCTCCTACCTGTGGAGTTCATGAGTTCCAGTGCAAGAGCTCCACTTGCATCCCCATCAGCTGGGTGTGTGATGATGATGCTGACTGCTCTGACCATTCAGATGAATCTCTAGAGCAATGTGGCCGCCAGCCTGCACCTCCTGTGAAGTGCTCTGCCAGTGAGGTGCAATGTGGCTCAGGTGAATGTATCCACAAAAAGTGGCGCTGTGACGGGGATCCTGACTGCAAGGACGGAAGTGATGAAATCAACTGCC CTTCTCGGACCTGCAGACCAGACCAGTTCAGATGTGAAGATGGTAACTGCATCCATGGGAGTAGGCAGTGCAATGGTGTGAGAGACTGTCTGGATGGCACTGATGAAGCAAGCTGTAACAATG TTATTCAGTGCTCTGGACCTGGCAAATTCAAGTGCAGAAGTGGAGAATGCATAGATATCAATAAAGTGTGTAACCAGCAGAGAGACTGCAAGGACTGGAGTGATGAGCCCCTAAAGGAGTGTA ATATAAATGAATGTCTGGTGAACAATGGTGGATGCTCTCATATCTGCAGAGATCTCGTTATTGGCTATGAATGTGACTGTCCAGCTGGGTTTGAGCTTATAGACAGGAGAACCTGTGGAG ATATCGATGAATGCCAGAACCCTGGTATCTGTAGTCAAATCTGTATCAACCTGAAAGGGGGCTACAAATGTGAATGTAGCCGTGGCTATCAGATGGATCTTGCTACTGGAGTGTGCAAGGCAGTCG GGAAAGAACCATGTCTAATTTTCACCAACCGCCGGGATATCAGGAAGATCGGTCTTGAGAGGAAAGAATACATTCAGCTAGTAGAGCAGCTAAGAAACACTGTAGCTCTAGATGCTGATATTGCTGAGCAAAAGCTTTACTGGGCTGACTTCAGCCAAAAAGCGATCTTCAG TGCCTCTATTGATACCCGTGATAAAGTTGGAACACACATCAGAATCCTGGACAACATACACAGCCCTGCGGGAATTGCTGTTGACTGGGTTTATAAGAACATCTACTGGTCTGACTCAACTGCAAAGACCATTTCAGTGGCTAGCCTAGATGGCacaaaaagaaaggttttgtttctctctgagcTGAGAGAGCCAGCTTCTATTGCTGTAGATCCTCTCTCTGG CTTTATGTACTGGTCAGACTGGGGTGAGCCAGCAAAAATTGAAAAAGCAGGAATGAATGGATTTGACAGACAGCAGCTTGTGACAACAGAAATCCAGTGGCCTAATGGAATTGCTCTAG atCTTGTAAAAAGCCGTCTGTACTGGCTTGATTCCAAACTACATATGCTGTCAAGTGTGGACTTGAATGGCCAGGACCGTAGAATTGTGCTGAAGTCTCATATGTTCCTTCCTCATCCTCTTGCTCTAACAATATTTGAG GACCGTGTGTACTGGATTGATGGAGAGAATGAGGCAGTCTATGGTGCCAACAAATTTACTGGATCTGAGTTGGTTACCCTAGTGAACAACCTTAATGATGCACAGGACATCATTGTGTATCATGAACTCGTTCAGCCTTCAG GCAGGAACTGGTGTGAAGAGAACATGGCAAATGGAGGCTGTAGCTACCTGTGCCTGCCTGCTCCTCAGATAAATGAACATTCTCCAAAGTACACTTGCGCATGTCCTGTTGGATACTTCTTGAAGGAGGATGGTCTGAGATGTGCCG TTTCAGGTACTGGAACAACTGTGGCTTACACTGAGGCTAAAGATACcagcacaacagaaaaatctCCAACTCTTGGACTAGTTCCTGGAG AATTCAACATCAGTGGTACAGCATCTGCAACACCTGCCTCTGGAGGAACATCAGCAGCTTGGACTGTTCTTCCTGTCT TATTGCTGGTGGTGGCCGCAGTCGCTGGCTACTTCATGTGGCGTAACTGGCAGCACAAGAACATGAAGAGCATGAATTTTGATAATCCTGTCTACCTGAAAACTACAGAAGAGGACCTCACAATTGATATTGGAAGACACAGTGCTTCAGTAGGACACACCTACCCTGCA ATATCCGTTGTAAGCACAGATGATGATATGTTGTGA
- the VLDLR gene encoding very low-density lipoprotein receptor isoform X2, with protein sequence MSPSPSSPPRLSDRRACPPALLPLSVPGVAMRSDRRRGEPSAAGGGGPGVGAGRRAVPGCWALWLLLALSCLCAAADGARAKCEESQFQCSNGRCIPLLWKCDGDEDCSDGSDEKACVKKTCAESDFVCVSGQCVPNRWQCDGDPDCEDGSDESAELCHMRTCRVNEISCGPQSTQCIPVSWKCDGEKDCDSGEDEENCGNVTCSPAEFTCSSGQCISKSFVCNGQDDCSDGSDELECAPPTCGVHEFQCKSSTCIPISWVCDDDADCSDHSDESLEQCGRQPAPPVKCSASEVQCGSGECIHKKWRCDGDPDCKDGSDEINCPSRTCRPDQFRCEDGNCIHGSRQCNGVRDCLDGTDEASCNNVIQCSGPGKFKCRSGECIDINKVCNQQRDCKDWSDEPLKECNINECLVNNGGCSHICRDLVIGYECDCPAGFELIDRRTCGDIDECQNPGICSQICINLKGGYKCECSRGYQMDLATGVCKAVGKEPCLIFTNRRDIRKIGLERKEYIQLVEQLRNTVALDADIAEQKLYWADFSQKAIFSASIDTRDKVGTHIRILDNIHSPAGIAVDWVYKNIYWSDSTAKTISVASLDGTKRKVLFLSELREPASIAVDPLSGFMYWSDWGEPAKIEKAGMNGFDRQQLVTTEIQWPNGIALDLVKSRLYWLDSKLHMLSSVDLNGQDRRIVLKSHMFLPHPLALTIFEDRVYWIDGENEAVYGANKFTGSELVTLVNNLNDAQDIIVYHELVQPSGRNWCEENMANGGCSYLCLPAPQINEHSPKYTCACPVGYFLKEDGLRCAEFNISGTASATPASGGTSAAWTVLPVLLLVVAAVAGYFMWRNWQHKNMKSMNFDNPVYLKTTEEDLTIDIGRHSASVGHTYPAISVVSTDDDML encoded by the exons ATGTCGCcgtctccctcctctcctcctcgccTCTCCGACCGccgcgcctgcccgcccgccctcctccctctctccgtCCCCGGCGTGGCGATGCGGTCGGACCGGCGGCGCGGAGAGCCCAGTGCCGCGGGTGGCGGCGGCCCCGGTgtcggtgcggggcggcgggcggtcCCGGGCTGCTGGGCGCTGTGGCTGCTGCTCGCCCTCAGCTGCCTGTGTGCCGCCGCCGACG GTGCCAGAGCAAAATGTGAGGAATCCCAATTCCAGTGTAGTAATGGACGCTGTATTCCTTTACTCTGGAAATGTGATGGTGATGAAGACTGTTCAGATGGCAGTGATGAGAAAGCTTGTG TGAAGAAGACATGTGCCGAATCTGATTTTGTGTGCGTCAGTGGTCAGTGCGTCCCTAACAGATGGCAGTGTGATGGGGATCCAGACTGTGAGGATGGGTCTGACGAGAGTGCTGAACTGTGCC ATATGAGAACATGCCGAGTAAATGAAATCAGCTGTGGTCCTCAGTCAACCCAGTGTATCCCAGTGTCCTGGAAATGTGATGGTGAAAAAGACTGTGACAGTGGAGAAGATGAAGAGAATTGTG GCAATGTGACTTGTAGTCCAGCAGAGTTCACATGCAGCAGCGGGCAATGTATTTCCAAGAGCTTTGTCTGCAACGGTCAAGATGACTGCAGCGATGGCAGTGACGAGCTGGAGTGTGCACCTCCTACCTGTGGAGTTCATGAGTTCCAGTGCAAGAGCTCCACTTGCATCCCCATCAGCTGGGTGTGTGATGATGATGCTGACTGCTCTGACCATTCAGATGAATCTCTAGAGCAATGTGGCCGCCAGCCTGCACCTCCTGTGAAGTGCTCTGCCAGTGAGGTGCAATGTGGCTCAGGTGAATGTATCCACAAAAAGTGGCGCTGTGACGGGGATCCTGACTGCAAGGACGGAAGTGATGAAATCAACTGCC CTTCTCGGACCTGCAGACCAGACCAGTTCAGATGTGAAGATGGTAACTGCATCCATGGGAGTAGGCAGTGCAATGGTGTGAGAGACTGTCTGGATGGCACTGATGAAGCAAGCTGTAACAATG TTATTCAGTGCTCTGGACCTGGCAAATTCAAGTGCAGAAGTGGAGAATGCATAGATATCAATAAAGTGTGTAACCAGCAGAGAGACTGCAAGGACTGGAGTGATGAGCCCCTAAAGGAGTGTA ATATAAATGAATGTCTGGTGAACAATGGTGGATGCTCTCATATCTGCAGAGATCTCGTTATTGGCTATGAATGTGACTGTCCAGCTGGGTTTGAGCTTATAGACAGGAGAACCTGTGGAG ATATCGATGAATGCCAGAACCCTGGTATCTGTAGTCAAATCTGTATCAACCTGAAAGGGGGCTACAAATGTGAATGTAGCCGTGGCTATCAGATGGATCTTGCTACTGGAGTGTGCAAGGCAGTCG GGAAAGAACCATGTCTAATTTTCACCAACCGCCGGGATATCAGGAAGATCGGTCTTGAGAGGAAAGAATACATTCAGCTAGTAGAGCAGCTAAGAAACACTGTAGCTCTAGATGCTGATATTGCTGAGCAAAAGCTTTACTGGGCTGACTTCAGCCAAAAAGCGATCTTCAG TGCCTCTATTGATACCCGTGATAAAGTTGGAACACACATCAGAATCCTGGACAACATACACAGCCCTGCGGGAATTGCTGTTGACTGGGTTTATAAGAACATCTACTGGTCTGACTCAACTGCAAAGACCATTTCAGTGGCTAGCCTAGATGGCacaaaaagaaaggttttgtttctctctgagcTGAGAGAGCCAGCTTCTATTGCTGTAGATCCTCTCTCTGG CTTTATGTACTGGTCAGACTGGGGTGAGCCAGCAAAAATTGAAAAAGCAGGAATGAATGGATTTGACAGACAGCAGCTTGTGACAACAGAAATCCAGTGGCCTAATGGAATTGCTCTAG atCTTGTAAAAAGCCGTCTGTACTGGCTTGATTCCAAACTACATATGCTGTCAAGTGTGGACTTGAATGGCCAGGACCGTAGAATTGTGCTGAAGTCTCATATGTTCCTTCCTCATCCTCTTGCTCTAACAATATTTGAG GACCGTGTGTACTGGATTGATGGAGAGAATGAGGCAGTCTATGGTGCCAACAAATTTACTGGATCTGAGTTGGTTACCCTAGTGAACAACCTTAATGATGCACAGGACATCATTGTGTATCATGAACTCGTTCAGCCTTCAG GCAGGAACTGGTGTGAAGAGAACATGGCAAATGGAGGCTGTAGCTACCTGTGCCTGCCTGCTCCTCAGATAAATGAACATTCTCCAAAGTACACTTGCGCATGTCCTGTTGGATACTTCTTGAAGGAGGATGGTCTGAGATGTGCCG AATTCAACATCAGTGGTACAGCATCTGCAACACCTGCCTCTGGAGGAACATCAGCAGCTTGGACTGTTCTTCCTGTCT TATTGCTGGTGGTGGCCGCAGTCGCTGGCTACTTCATGTGGCGTAACTGGCAGCACAAGAACATGAAGAGCATGAATTTTGATAATCCTGTCTACCTGAAAACTACAGAAGAGGACCTCACAATTGATATTGGAAGACACAGTGCTTCAGTAGGACACACCTACCCTGCA ATATCCGTTGTAAGCACAGATGATGATATGTTGTGA